The following proteins come from a genomic window of Candidatus Hydrogenedentota bacterium:
- a CDS encoding TIM barrel protein, with protein sequence MTPKIAATLEIFSGSADRYCPNGYREPLRMQERLAALSKIKAIKAIEVAQSDVTQELPGKELKRMLKDYGLACSGVSANLAYDRRFALAAFGHQHPKTRNAAIDEGRKAVDLARQLTATEITLRLYSDGFDYPFHIDYAAHWNTLISSIKTIAKYASPDVNVAIAYKATEPRKFLTVSSVGKALSLCQEIAMKNVGVALDFSHALMAGENPAEAIAFLSRSNKLFQLYFSDSYHSPDDMLVSASVHMWETMEALFYLKVSKYKGYLTLDMQPKRIDPAQACQIAAGNVAILWKKLEKIDTTELRKAQKTLDAVESQKIIRRAMLQ encoded by the coding sequence ATGACCCCTAAAATTGCAGCTACCTTGGAAATATTCTCGGGGTCTGCGGACAGGTATTGTCCGAATGGCTACCGCGAACCGCTTCGCATGCAGGAGCGGCTTGCAGCCTTGTCGAAGATCAAGGCGATCAAGGCTATAGAGGTTGCGCAGAGCGACGTGACTCAGGAGCTCCCGGGAAAAGAGTTGAAGCGGATGCTGAAGGATTACGGTCTCGCGTGTTCGGGCGTATCCGCCAATTTGGCGTACGACCGCCGCTTCGCGCTTGCCGCTTTTGGCCACCAGCATCCCAAGACTCGCAATGCCGCGATCGACGAAGGCAGGAAGGCCGTGGACCTCGCCCGGCAGCTTACCGCTACGGAGATTACGTTGCGGCTGTACAGCGATGGGTTTGATTACCCCTTCCACATTGATTATGCGGCCCATTGGAACACGCTCATATCGTCGATCAAGACCATCGCGAAGTACGCTTCGCCGGATGTGAACGTAGCTATCGCGTATAAGGCCACTGAGCCGCGTAAGTTCCTCACGGTCTCCTCTGTGGGCAAGGCCCTCTCGCTTTGTCAGGAAATTGCCATGAAGAACGTGGGAGTCGCCCTGGACTTTTCCCATGCGCTCATGGCGGGCGAGAACCCGGCCGAGGCCATCGCTTTTCTATCACGGTCGAACAAGCTGTTTCAACTCTATTTCAGCGACAGCTACCATAGTCCGGACGACATGCTCGTCTCGGCCAGTGTTCATATGTGGGAAACAATGGAGGCCCTCTTCTACCTCAAGGTATCCAAATACAAGGGTTATTTGACCTTGGACATGCAGCCAAAACGGATCGATCCCGCTCAGGCCTGTCAGATCGCTGCCGGAAACGTTGCGATTCTCTGGAAGAAACTCGAAAAGATCGACACGACAGAGTTGCGGAAAGCACAAAAGACGCTTGACGCCGTTGAGAGCCAGAAGATCATTCGGCGGGCAATGTTGCAATAG
- a CDS encoding HEAT repeat domain-containing protein: MAMMNDPEPETRKQGLLGLTVADVPEITSILVYALDDPAPEVRNAALSKLAELDAALLTRELVYRLISNDEAARTAVERALPLLREYVETPMLSLFESPDADTGTRTAVARALGSMGSEAAIQALSSAALGPHVSLSKAAARALVEIGSPEALPALQELSRHSNAEVRASALVGLARIGGPVALSAIEEMATNPRESDPHTRRSAVYYIGIMGGPSSIATLIHAMNRYPEARDTAAMALTRITGINLGNSPQAWTSWYDKRKKAQEQAQKEEASRGFIGVIRPGGATSDTKPADNPETVSPPPE, from the coding sequence ATGGCCATGATGAACGATCCGGAACCCGAGACCCGTAAACAAGGACTTCTCGGCCTGACGGTGGCGGATGTGCCTGAAATCACAAGCATTCTCGTATACGCTCTTGACGACCCTGCACCGGAGGTGCGTAACGCGGCCCTGAGCAAACTTGCCGAGCTGGATGCGGCCCTGCTGACCAGGGAGCTGGTATATCGTTTGATTTCGAACGATGAGGCTGCGCGTACGGCGGTGGAACGGGCACTGCCACTGCTTCGGGAATACGTCGAAACCCCTATGCTGTCCCTGTTCGAGTCGCCCGACGCGGATACCGGGACCCGCACTGCTGTCGCCCGCGCGCTGGGCAGCATGGGCAGCGAGGCGGCGATACAAGCCCTTTCCTCGGCTGCTCTTGGCCCGCATGTTTCGTTGAGCAAAGCAGCCGCTCGGGCACTCGTTGAGATTGGTTCTCCGGAGGCTCTTCCTGCTTTACAGGAGCTGTCGCGCCACTCTAATGCGGAGGTCCGGGCGTCGGCTCTGGTTGGACTTGCGCGAATCGGAGGGCCGGTCGCGTTGTCTGCCATCGAAGAAATGGCCACAAACCCGCGGGAAAGCGATCCACATACGCGGCGCAGTGCTGTTTACTACATCGGGATCATGGGAGGTCCAAGCTCGATCGCGACGTTGATCCACGCCATGAACCGCTATCCTGAAGCGCGAGACACGGCGGCGATGGCTCTCACCCGCATCACTGGCATCAACCTCGGGAACAGTCCACAGGCGTGGACAAGCTGGTACGACAAACGGAAAAAGGCCCAAGAGCAGGCGCAGAAAGAAGAGGCATCGCGCGGCTTTATCGGCGTAATCCGCCCGGGCGGCGCCACATCGGACACCAAACCCGCGGATAACCCGGAGACGGTTTCGCCCCCGCCCGAGTAA
- a CDS encoding sugar phosphate isomerase/epimerase family protein, giving the protein MQNTSISRRDFVKRTALAAGAAGAVAAAWSGTAAAQEYPKLPISVIIGMLPEKLPDKEKFAFAKRCGIDGVEAHPMEDHEAAKAQAAVAREAGIVIHSLLYGGWSALFSDPDEAVVDKGLKSFENALRCANAMGVDNVLLVPAKVTEEVRYADAYERSQKNIRKVLPLAEELGVTIAVENVWNDFLLSPLEFARYVDEFGSPNLKAYFDCGNVVKFGYPQDWIRTLGPRIHRIHLKDYSRKENAFKPLREGEINWPEVRKALAEVGYTGFCTAEVDGGDEAYMTDLAHRMTLIATGQ; this is encoded by the coding sequence ATGCAGAACACATCCATCTCGCGACGGGATTTTGTAAAACGCACCGCCCTGGCTGCCGGTGCGGCAGGCGCGGTCGCAGCGGCATGGTCTGGAACCGCGGCCGCTCAGGAATATCCAAAACTCCCCATCTCCGTCATTATCGGAATGCTTCCGGAGAAGTTGCCTGACAAGGAGAAGTTCGCGTTTGCCAAGCGCTGTGGGATAGACGGCGTTGAAGCACATCCCATGGAAGACCACGAGGCCGCCAAAGCGCAAGCCGCTGTCGCGCGCGAAGCCGGCATCGTTATCCACAGCTTGCTTTACGGCGGGTGGAGCGCCCTGTTCTCAGACCCGGATGAGGCCGTCGTGGACAAAGGGCTCAAATCATTCGAGAACGCATTGCGTTGCGCCAACGCCATGGGCGTCGACAACGTCCTGCTGGTGCCGGCCAAAGTCACGGAGGAGGTGCGTTACGCCGACGCTTACGAGCGCTCGCAGAAGAATATCCGGAAAGTGCTGCCTCTCGCGGAAGAATTAGGCGTCACTATCGCGGTCGAGAATGTGTGGAACGATTTTCTGTTGAGTCCCCTCGAATTCGCCCGCTACGTCGACGAGTTCGGAAGCCCCAACCTCAAGGCATACTTCGATTGCGGCAATGTTGTGAAATTCGGATATCCTCAGGATTGGATCCGCACCCTTGGCCCGCGCATTCACCGGATCCATCTGAAGGATTATTCGCGCAAAGAAAATGCCTTCAAACCGTTGCGCGAAGGCGAAATCAACTGGCCCGAGGTCCGCAAGGCCCTTGCCGAGGTGGGCTATACCGGATTCTGCACGGCTGAGGTTGACGGCGGCGACGAAGCATATATGACAGACCTCGCGCACCGGATGACCCTTATCGCAACCGGCCAATAA
- a CDS encoding GNAT family N-acetyltransferase, which translates to MVRQLEVVAEHDLRPEDREIIQKWTRELFGAAEDEYDWATPDWRVLVRVDGELAAHAAITQRTVTANSEPARVGGIGGVMTSPKYQGKGHARAAMLRAHDFIRDTLHLEFGFLFCSSKLLHYYQRLGWRQSEGPVSFAQDDGDAHWEEEAMVLPLTARPWPGPPVDLNGRPW; encoded by the coding sequence ATGGTTCGTCAGCTCGAAGTCGTCGCAGAGCATGACCTGCGCCCGGAAGACCGAGAAATCATTCAAAAGTGGACCCGGGAACTCTTCGGGGCTGCCGAGGACGAGTACGATTGGGCGACGCCGGATTGGCGGGTGCTGGTCCGCGTGGACGGCGAGCTGGCCGCGCACGCGGCGATCACCCAGCGCACGGTGACCGCGAATTCAGAGCCCGCCCGCGTCGGTGGCATCGGCGGCGTGATGACGTCCCCGAAGTACCAGGGCAAGGGCCACGCCCGAGCCGCGATGTTGCGGGCCCACGACTTCATACGGGACACACTGCACCTCGAGTTCGGGTTTCTTTTCTGTTCTTCAAAGCTTCTTCATTATTACCAGCGCTTGGGTTGGCGACAAAGCGAGGGCCCCGTGAGCTTTGCCCAGGACGATGGCGATGCGCACTGGGAGGAAGAGGCCATGGTGCTCCCCCTCACAGCCCGCCCATGGCCTGGGCCGCCCGTAGATCTCAACGGCAGACCCTGGTGA
- a CDS encoding alpha-L-fucosidase produces MSFWRCMFLVWLVLAGIARPVLGAAVVTGSGPAGAEYVPAPENLEAREWFQNAKFGMFIVWGVYSVLERGEWVMHNESIPIEEYEKLPAQFNPTHFDPDAWCQLAKNAGMRYITFTAKHHDGFLMYNTRLSDWDVVDRTPYGKDVLAQLAEACRRHGLGLFVYYSHLDWHHPDYFPLGKTGKKTGRPESGEWTRYLDYMDGQLTELLSNYGQISGVWFDGWWDKPDADWRLSRTYSVIHQLQPAALIGNNHHVGVFPGEDFQMFERGMPGHDPFSKVDAVSELPLESCETINGSWGYTAADTQHKSPLELLHLLIRAAGHNANLLLNACVKPDGSIQEEHAGRLAVMGKWLDLYGDSIFGTRGGPVPPQSWGVTTQRGDVVYVHVLNTTDQTIGLPDLGRDIESITLLNGEDVAYVPSPIGTLLVLPEDDRDPVDTIVVIQTSPRTAEGVQPLVLKK; encoded by the coding sequence ATGAGTTTCTGGCGGTGCATGTTCTTAGTGTGGCTGGTTCTCGCGGGCATTGCCAGGCCGGTTCTGGGAGCGGCGGTCGTCACGGGTTCCGGGCCCGCGGGCGCGGAATATGTGCCGGCTCCCGAGAACCTCGAGGCGCGCGAATGGTTTCAGAACGCCAAGTTCGGCATGTTCATCGTCTGGGGCGTATACAGCGTGCTGGAACGCGGCGAATGGGTCATGCACAACGAGAGCATTCCCATCGAGGAGTACGAAAAGCTTCCGGCGCAGTTCAATCCCACCCATTTCGACCCGGACGCCTGGTGCCAGCTCGCCAAAAACGCCGGCATGCGCTACATCACCTTCACGGCCAAGCATCATGACGGGTTCCTCATGTACAACACCAGACTCAGCGACTGGGACGTGGTTGATCGCACGCCGTACGGCAAGGATGTGCTGGCCCAACTGGCCGAGGCGTGCCGGCGGCATGGCTTAGGATTGTTTGTGTACTATTCGCACCTTGACTGGCACCATCCCGACTATTTTCCCCTGGGCAAAACCGGCAAAAAGACCGGACGCCCTGAATCGGGAGAATGGACGCGCTATCTGGACTACATGGATGGGCAGTTGACGGAACTGCTCAGCAATTATGGCCAGATTTCTGGAGTATGGTTTGATGGATGGTGGGACAAGCCCGACGCTGACTGGCGGCTGTCGAGAACCTACAGCGTCATTCATCAGCTCCAACCCGCTGCCCTGATCGGTAACAACCATCACGTGGGAGTTTTCCCTGGCGAAGATTTCCAGATGTTCGAGCGGGGCATGCCCGGACACGATCCTTTCAGCAAGGTGGATGCCGTTTCCGAGTTGCCCCTCGAGAGTTGCGAGACCATCAACGGCAGCTGGGGATATACGGCCGCCGATACGCAGCACAAGAGCCCGCTCGAATTGTTGCATCTGTTGATTCGAGCCGCCGGACACAATGCCAATCTGTTATTGAACGCGTGTGTGAAGCCGGACGGGTCCATTCAGGAAGAGCATGCCGGGCGCCTGGCCGTGATGGGCAAGTGGCTGGACTTGTATGGCGACTCCATCTTCGGTACCCGGGGCGGCCCTGTGCCTCCGCAGAGCTGGGGCGTGACGACCCAGCGCGGAGATGTCGTCTATGTCCACGTCCTCAACACGACGGATCAGACGATTGGCTTGCCAGATCTCGGGCGTGACATAGAGAGCATTACGTTGCTGAACGGCGAGGATGTCGCCTATGTGCCTTCTCCGATCGGGACGCTGCTTGTGCTTCCTGAAGATGACCGTGATCCCGTGGACACCATTGTTGTGATCCAGACGTCGCCGCGAACCGCGGAGGGCGTTCAGCCGCTGGTGCTCAAGAAATAG
- a CDS encoding Gfo/Idh/MocA family oxidoreductase, whose amino-acid sequence MKPVNVGLIGCGNISGTYFKNGAVFNSIAIVACADIVRERAEASAEQFSVPKVCTVEELLADPDIELVLNLTIPKAHAPLGLAALEAGKNLHTEKPLAVTREDGKRMVRLAKEKGVLLGAAPDTFMGAGLQTCRKLIDDGWIGEPVAATAFMQCHGHEHWHPDPDFFYQPGGGPMFDMGPYYITALVTLMGPVTRVSGLTSAAFSDRLITSEQHYGEIIKVNTATHVAGTMRFSNGAIATMVMSFDVWGHHLPCLEIHGTEGSLSVPDPNCFGGVVQVCRPRTREWETVPLTHQYADNARGIGPADMACALRTGRRHRANEALAYHVLDVMHAFQDSNDKGTHVTIESTCERPAPLPMNPAPGEIDG is encoded by the coding sequence ATGAAGCCAGTCAATGTCGGCTTGATCGGGTGTGGGAACATTTCGGGCACCTATTTCAAGAACGGCGCCGTATTCAACAGCATCGCCATAGTGGCATGTGCGGACATTGTTCGCGAGCGCGCGGAGGCCAGCGCTGAGCAATTCTCGGTCCCGAAGGTTTGCACGGTCGAAGAACTGCTTGCGGACCCTGATATCGAGCTCGTGTTGAACCTGACCATCCCGAAAGCGCATGCCCCTCTGGGGCTTGCCGCGCTCGAAGCGGGTAAGAACCTTCACACGGAGAAGCCGCTCGCTGTCACGCGCGAAGACGGCAAACGCATGGTGAGACTGGCGAAGGAAAAAGGAGTGCTTCTGGGCGCGGCGCCTGACACGTTCATGGGCGCGGGGCTCCAGACGTGCCGAAAGCTCATCGACGACGGGTGGATCGGCGAGCCCGTGGCCGCGACGGCGTTCATGCAGTGCCACGGACACGAACACTGGCACCCCGACCCGGATTTCTTCTACCAGCCGGGGGGCGGGCCCATGTTCGACATGGGGCCTTACTACATCACCGCGCTCGTGACGCTGATGGGCCCGGTAACGCGGGTGTCCGGTCTGACGAGCGCCGCCTTTTCCGACCGTCTGATCACAAGCGAACAACATTACGGCGAGATCATCAAGGTCAACACCGCTACACACGTTGCGGGCACCATGCGTTTTTCCAACGGCGCGATCGCCACCATGGTGATGAGCTTCGACGTTTGGGGCCATCACCTGCCCTGCCTCGAAATCCACGGCACGGAGGGGTCGCTCAGCGTCCCGGATCCCAACTGCTTCGGGGGGGTGGTCCAGGTATGCCGTCCGCGCACCCGCGAATGGGAGACGGTGCCCCTGACGCACCAATATGCCGACAATGCGCGCGGAATCGGTCCGGCTGACATGGCGTGCGCCTTACGGACCGGCCGCAGGCACCGCGCAAACGAGGCGTTGGCGTATCACGTGCTCGATGTAATGCATGCCTTTCAGGATTCGAACGACAAAGGCACGCACGTGACTATCGAGAGCACGTGCGAACGGCCGGCGCCGTTGCCCATGAATCCGGCTCCCGGCGAGATAGACGGGTAA
- a CDS encoding ThuA domain-containing protein, which yields MRKTVLMVWGGWDGHEPRQCVEKVAPVLEAEGFDVRVSDSMEVYADAAVMNALSLVVPCWTMGEIAPEQEKGLLEAVRNGVGVAGWHGGMCDSFRNNTSYQFMTGGQWVEHPGGIVEYTVNIIKPEDPIVSGLNDFRMRSECYYLHVDPSNEVLAATTFSGGVYPWIAGCVMPVVWKRRYGAGRVFYSSLGHVAADFDVPEVMEIARRGCLWAAR from the coding sequence ATGCGCAAGACCGTATTGATGGTGTGGGGCGGTTGGGACGGCCATGAGCCGCGGCAGTGCGTCGAAAAGGTCGCGCCGGTTCTGGAGGCGGAGGGGTTTGACGTTCGGGTATCCGATTCCATGGAAGTCTACGCGGACGCGGCTGTGATGAATGCGCTCAGCCTGGTTGTGCCTTGTTGGACCATGGGGGAGATTGCCCCGGAGCAGGAGAAGGGCCTGCTCGAAGCAGTCAGGAACGGCGTGGGCGTCGCTGGATGGCACGGCGGCATGTGCGATTCCTTTCGCAACAACACGTCATACCAGTTCATGACCGGCGGGCAGTGGGTCGAACATCCCGGCGGCATCGTGGAGTATACCGTCAATATCATCAAGCCCGAGGACCCCATCGTCTCAGGACTGAACGATTTCCGCATGCGTTCGGAGTGCTATTATCTGCATGTGGACCCGTCGAACGAGGTGTTGGCCGCGACAACGTTTTCCGGCGGCGTGTATCCGTGGATAGCGGGGTGCGTGATGCCGGTGGTGTGGAAACGCCGTTACGGGGCGGGACGTGTATTCTATAGTTCACTGGGGCATGTGGCAGCGGACTTCGATGTGCCGGAGGTGATGGAGATAGCCAGGCGCGGCTGCCTTTGGGCGGCACGGTGA
- a CDS encoding methyltransferase domain-containing protein, which translates to MGSSNNGNDKRTAWFFFRQFIAHPKEVGAFAASSKHLANAVTNAAGVPDANVVVEFGAGTGTITRVLCTRLRQDATFFALEINPDFVKMCRNCLPGVEIIEGSAENTLRYLQEHGKSECDSIVSGLPWAAFEELLQDRLLDATVDALRPGGKFATYMYLSSVLLPSGRRFKKKLESRFSKVGHSRVCWKNLPPAIVLWGEK; encoded by the coding sequence ATGGGTTCTTCGAACAACGGCAACGACAAGCGAACTGCTTGGTTCTTTTTCAGACAATTCATTGCGCACCCCAAAGAAGTCGGGGCGTTTGCTGCGAGTTCAAAGCACTTGGCGAACGCAGTGACGAATGCGGCGGGTGTGCCGGACGCGAATGTGGTCGTGGAATTCGGCGCTGGCACGGGCACGATAACGCGGGTCCTGTGCACGAGATTGCGTCAAGATGCAACGTTCTTTGCTCTCGAGATCAACCCGGATTTTGTCAAGATGTGCCGTAACTGCCTTCCTGGCGTCGAGATTATCGAGGGGTCGGCCGAGAATACGCTGAGGTATCTGCAGGAACACGGAAAGAGCGAGTGCGACAGCATCGTGTCGGGCCTGCCGTGGGCTGCGTTCGAAGAATTGTTGCAGGACCGGCTGCTTGATGCGACCGTGGACGCGTTGCGTCCGGGGGGAAAGTTCGCCACATATATGTATCTGAGCAGTGTATTGTTGCCCTCGGGCCGCCGCTTCAAGAAGAAGCTTGAGAGCCGCTTTTCGAAGGTGGGACATTCCCGCGTGTGCTGGAAGAACCTGCCGCCGGCTATCGTACTCTGGGGCGAGAAATAG
- a CDS encoding aminotransferase class I/II-fold pyridoxal phosphate-dependent enzyme, whose amino-acid sequence MSFRAERMNRIDASGIRKVFALAANLQNPINLSIGQPDFDVDDAVKHEAIAAIQAGLNKYTQTWGLDELREEASAYYQRRFGTPLENVMITSGVSGGLFLALLATVDPGDEVILGDPYFVMYKQLVNLLGGVCVPISTYPDFKLKAVDVEEAITDKTKLLIVNSPCNPTGVTLNKVELKKLADVAAEYGILTISDEIYEQFFYEDTPASMAGMCENLLVLNGFSKMAAMTGWRVGFAAGPADIIQEMNTLQQYTFVCAPSFAQKAAVTALRTDPAEKIAAYKRKRDMIYQGLAKQFNVVKPEGAFYIFPEAPGGDGDAFVAKAIKNNILVIPGSVFSERKTNFRLSFAADDATIERGVEALNKLAAEMG is encoded by the coding sequence ATGAGTTTTCGCGCCGAGCGCATGAACCGTATTGACGCGAGCGGAATCCGCAAAGTGTTCGCCCTGGCGGCCAATCTCCAGAATCCCATCAACTTGAGCATCGGCCAGCCCGATTTTGATGTCGACGATGCCGTTAAGCATGAGGCCATCGCCGCCATTCAGGCCGGCTTGAACAAATACACGCAGACGTGGGGACTCGATGAACTGCGCGAGGAAGCCTCGGCCTACTATCAGCGCCGCTTCGGCACGCCCCTCGAGAATGTCATGATAACCTCGGGCGTCTCGGGCGGCCTGTTCCTGGCCCTGCTGGCTACTGTCGATCCGGGCGACGAGGTCATCCTTGGCGATCCCTACTTCGTCATGTACAAGCAACTCGTGAACCTGCTGGGGGGCGTGTGTGTTCCCATCAGCACTTACCCCGACTTCAAGCTGAAAGCCGTCGATGTCGAGGAAGCCATCACGGACAAGACCAAGCTCCTCATCGTCAATTCGCCCTGTAACCCTACGGGCGTCACGCTCAACAAGGTGGAACTCAAGAAACTGGCCGATGTGGCCGCAGAATACGGCATTCTGACCATTTCAGACGAGATCTACGAGCAGTTCTTCTATGAAGATACCCCTGCGTCCATGGCAGGCATGTGCGAGAATCTCCTTGTGCTGAACGGTTTCTCGAAGATGGCCGCCATGACCGGCTGGCGCGTGGGATTTGCGGCCGGGCCCGCTGACATTATTCAGGAGATGAACACTCTGCAGCAATACACCTTCGTCTGCGCGCCATCGTTTGCCCAGAAGGCCGCAGTAACGGCGCTGCGCACCGATCCCGCCGAGAAGATCGCGGCATACAAACGCAAGCGTGACATGATTTACCAGGGTCTGGCCAAACAGTTCAACGTCGTCAAGCCGGAAGGCGCATTCTATATCTTCCCCGAAGCCCCCGGGGGCGATGGCGACGCGTTCGTGGCCAAGGCCATCAAAAACAACATTCTCGTCATTCCTGGAAGCGTGTTCAGCGAGCGGAAAACCAATTTCCGCCTCAGTTTCGCTGCCGACGACGCCACCATCGAGCGCGGCGTCGAAGCGTTGAACAAACTGGCCGCGGAGATGGGTTGA